A genomic stretch from Bacteroidales bacterium includes:
- a CDS encoding terpene cyclase/mutase family protein: MTNEKNYLSNSISLLQKYVETQNYKGYDPYDTLNSWIPFHWFGKWSPVLAIQFQKRNPVNIRPLLGIKKGINPKAFGLLLNGYSLLYQKDKNPDNLAKMNHLFNLLYENPSEGYQGMGWGYNFPWASPVKYLKPFVPSSVVTGFVCKGVFQYYKATGNDKAKVLLEKAREFILNELPQYQDDSGLSISYTPVMQDVCYNASLLAGEVLAMNYHFNPNESLKTKCVNLVNFVVSRQKPDGSWAYSEDVNTGRERIQVDFHQGYVIESIYEIMQLLHIRDEKWEKAIAKGLKYYKEQQFFEDGRSLWRIPKVYPVEIHNQSQGIITFSKLYQYDDSYLLFAKQIAEWTTNNMQAKDGHFYYQKFKTYSHKIPYMRWSQAWMFLALSNLIKK, from the coding sequence ATGACAAATGAGAAAAATTATTTATCAAATAGTATTAGTTTATTACAAAAGTATGTAGAAACCCAAAATTATAAAGGCTACGACCCTTACGATACCTTGAACAGTTGGATTCCTTTCCATTGGTTTGGGAAATGGAGTCCAGTATTGGCTATTCAATTCCAAAAAAGGAATCCCGTTAACATACGTCCTTTACTGGGTATAAAAAAAGGAATCAACCCCAAGGCTTTTGGTTTATTATTAAACGGGTATTCTTTGCTTTATCAAAAGGACAAAAATCCTGATAATTTGGCAAAAATGAATCATTTATTTAACTTGCTGTACGAAAATCCATCAGAAGGATACCAGGGTATGGGTTGGGGATATAACTTCCCATGGGCCAGTCCGGTTAAATATTTAAAGCCATTTGTTCCTTCATCTGTAGTTACAGGCTTTGTTTGTAAAGGTGTTTTTCAATATTACAAGGCAACAGGAAATGATAAGGCAAAAGTTCTGCTGGAAAAGGCAAGAGAATTTATTTTAAATGAATTACCACAATATCAGGATGATTCAGGTTTATCAATTAGTTATACCCCGGTCATGCAGGATGTTTGTTACAATGCGAGTTTACTTGCTGGTGAAGTACTCGCTATGAACTATCATTTCAATCCAAATGAATCATTAAAGACAAAATGCGTTAATTTGGTAAATTTTGTCGTATCAAGGCAAAAACCGGACGGAAGCTGGGCATATAGTGAGGATGTTAATACCGGGAGGGAAAGGATTCAGGTGGATTTTCACCAGGGGTATGTCATCGAAAGTATTTATGAAATAATGCAGCTTCTGCATATCAGGGATGAAAAGTGGGAGAAAGCCATTGCCAAAGGATTGAAGTATTATAAAGAACAACAGTTCTTTGAAGATGGCCGGTCTTTATGGCGGATTCCAAAAGTATATCCGGTTGAAATACATAATCAAAGTCAGGGTATAATTACCTTTTCGAAGCTTTATCAATATGATGATTCCTATTTGTTATTTGCAAAACAAATAGCAGAATGGACAACAAATAATATGCAGGCCAAAGATGGTCATTTCTATTATCAGAAATTTAAAACCTATTCTCACAAAATCCCATATATGCGTTGGAGCCAGGCATGGATGTTTTTAGCATTGTCAAATTTGATTAAAAAATGA
- a CDS encoding DUF354 domain-containing protein, producing MKLLFYLHHPAQFHLLKHIIKYFATKNKIIVVATKKDVLEDLLADYGIDFINVLPKGRKDNKLAIALGLLKQDISLLKICIRQKPEILIGTSTEITHIGWLLKIPSIFLNEDDISVISLVGKVAYPFAKHLLLPNITDSGKWSKKVISYNSYHELAYLHPNNFTADKKIAEKYVDVNNPYFILRFAKLGAHHDTDIKGISDEIAMSVIKILKSYGKVFITSERELAKEFEKYRLSVNPLDMHNVMAFSSMYIGDSQTMAAEAGVLGVPFIRFNDFVGRIGYLDELENKYQLGFGIKTNEIDKLLNTIRELVSKDNLKEIYQERRQKMLSEKIDYAQFLKWLIENYPNSVDIMKNNPDYQYNF from the coding sequence ATGAAATTGCTTTTTTATTTACATCATCCAGCACAATTTCATTTACTAAAGCATATAATAAAATATTTTGCAACTAAGAACAAAATAATTGTTGTCGCAACTAAAAAGGACGTGTTGGAAGATTTACTAGCCGATTATGGAATTGATTTTATTAATGTATTACCTAAGGGAAGAAAAGATAACAAATTAGCGATTGCTTTGGGATTATTAAAACAAGATATTAGTCTACTTAAAATATGTATTAGACAAAAGCCAGAGATTTTAATAGGTACTTCTACTGAAATTACACATATTGGTTGGCTACTTAAAATTCCTTCAATTTTTTTAAATGAGGATGATATATCTGTTATTTCTCTAGTAGGAAAAGTTGCTTATCCTTTTGCAAAACACTTGTTATTGCCAAATATAACTGATTCTGGGAAATGGAGTAAGAAAGTAATAAGCTATAATAGTTATCATGAATTAGCTTATTTGCATCCAAATAATTTCACAGCTGATAAAAAAATAGCCGAAAAATATGTGGATGTTAATAATCCTTACTTTATACTGAGATTTGCAAAATTAGGAGCTCATCATGATACAGATATTAAGGGTATAAGTGATGAGATTGCAATGTCTGTTATAAAAATATTAAAGAGTTATGGTAAGGTGTTCATTACAAGTGAAAGAGAACTTGCAAAAGAATTTGAAAAATATAGGTTAAGCGTAAATCCCTTAGATATGCACAACGTAATGGCCTTTTCATCAATGTATATTGGTGACAGTCAAACAATGGCTGCTGAAGCAGGTGTTTTGGGGGTGCCATTTATTCGTTTTAACGACTTTGTTGGTAGAATTGGTTATCTTGATGAATTGGAAAATAAATATCAGCTTGGTTTTGGTATAAAAACAAATGAAATAGATAAGCTGCTTAATACTATAAGAGAATTAGTTAGCAAAGATAATCTAAAAGAAATATATCAGGAAAGAAGACAAAAAATGCTATCTGAGAAAATTGATTATGCACAATTCTTGAAGTGGTTAATTGAGAATTATCCAAACAGTGTTGATATAATGAAAAACAACCCCGATTATCAATATAATTTTTAA
- a CDS encoding CapA family protein — MTSITINFFGDLNLGHQIIKDPFKNIKKNLLGADLNVCNLEGPIIKDYKTGYIRKSASICTLDNHLKFLYNNNINCVCLANNHIMDYQKDGLEETILKSENNEIHYFGAGNNLEKSLTPAIYKVNNVKIGFIGFSWDVIQSINAKKNNAGTAPLYKKIILNTIKKNKQLFDFLVVSLHFNYEFEQWPLPSQRKMCHEIIDNGADIIIGHHPHIFQGVEIYKNKLIAYSMGNFFFSNIISKTGKELREWSKETKHSIMLKIKLLQDLSYKHEVVPICTDKDWQLYFLKNEERNKLLEQIEYLSLPFYKDDINYRSFWKKNRKRFLPDHFTDVFIIQKIAIIIYKIIEKISNRK, encoded by the coding sequence TTGACATCAATAACGATAAATTTCTTTGGTGATCTCAATTTAGGGCATCAAATAATCAAAGATCCATTTAAAAATATTAAAAAAAATTTATTAGGTGCGGATTTAAATGTTTGTAATTTAGAGGGGCCTATAATAAAAGATTATAAGACCGGTTACATACGAAAATCAGCTTCAATTTGCACTTTAGATAATCATCTTAAATTTCTTTATAACAATAACATTAATTGTGTTTGTCTTGCAAATAATCATATAATGGATTATCAAAAAGATGGTTTAGAAGAAACTATCTTAAAGTCAGAAAATAATGAGATTCATTATTTTGGTGCAGGAAATAATTTAGAGAAGAGTTTAACTCCTGCAATATATAAAGTTAATAATGTTAAAATTGGTTTTATTGGGTTTTCTTGGGATGTCATTCAATCTATAAATGCAAAAAAAAATAATGCAGGAACAGCACCACTTTATAAAAAAATAATATTAAATACTATAAAAAAAAATAAACAACTATTCGATTTTTTAGTAGTAAGTCTTCATTTTAATTATGAATTCGAACAATGGCCCTTACCTTCGCAAAGAAAAATGTGCCATGAAATAATTGATAATGGCGCTGATATTATCATTGGTCATCACCCGCATATATTTCAAGGTGTTGAGATATACAAAAATAAATTGATTGCATATAGCATGGGTAACTTCTTCTTTTCAAATATAATAAGTAAAACTGGTAAAGAATTAAGAGAATGGTCAAAAGAAACAAAACATTCAATAATGTTAAAAATAAAATTATTACAGGATTTATCATATAAACATGAAGTTGTTCCAATATGCACAGATAAAGATTGGCAACTTTATTTTTTAAAAAATGAAGAAAGGAACAAGTTATTAGAACAAATAGAATATTTAAGCTTACCATTTTATAAGGACGATATAAATTATAGAAGTTTCTGGAAAAAGAACAGGAAAAGATTTTTACCAGATCATTTTACAGATGTATTTATTATACAAAAGATAGCAATTATAATATATAAGATAATTGAAAAAATCAGTAATAGAAAATGA
- the wecB gene encoding UDP-N-acetylglucosamine 2-epimerase (non-hydrolyzing), whose protein sequence is MKIISVVGARPNFMKIAPFIHAINAYNESFITPSSNRQSTIDNRPIIHLLVHTGQHYDDRMSLKFFEELNIPEADINLGVGSGTHAEQVGQTMIAFEKVLLQEKPDWIVVVGDVNATLACSVTAKKQYIKVCHIEAGLRSGDMKMPEEINRLVTDRLSDLLLTPDHLSGENLRKEGVPEERIKFVGNIMIDTLEANREKASKLQIIEIILENRLDNQPETLNFKPETNSFAVITMHRPSNVDDNDILTPIINFLCDEVAADMPLIWPIHPRAQARLIEFGLWEKALQTKNLLLLHPIGYHEMLRLNMDATIMLTDSGGLQEECTVLGTPCLTLRWNTERPVTLKEYGGASVLVGNNVDKIRKEYHEALKSERKPIRPELWDGKTAGRCLTALLSH, encoded by the coding sequence ATGAAGATAATTTCTGTTGTTGGTGCCAGGCCTAATTTTATGAAAATAGCACCCTTTATACACGCCATCAACGCGTACAATGAGTCATTCATAACCCCTTCGTCAAATCGACAATCGACAATCGACAATCGACCAATTATTCACCTCCTCGTTCATACCGGCCAGCATTACGACGACCGTATGTCGTTAAAGTTCTTTGAAGAACTCAATATCCCTGAAGCAGACATCAATTTAGGAGTTGGTTCAGGTACACATGCCGAACAAGTCGGTCAAACAATGATTGCATTTGAAAAAGTGTTATTACAAGAAAAACCTGACTGGATCGTTGTTGTTGGAGATGTAAATGCCACCTTAGCTTGTTCTGTCACAGCAAAAAAACAATATATCAAAGTTTGCCATATTGAAGCAGGTTTGCGGTCTGGTGATATGAAAATGCCTGAGGAAATCAACCGCCTGGTTACCGACCGCCTCTCAGACCTCCTCCTCACCCCGGATCATTTATCAGGTGAAAATCTCCGCAAAGAAGGCGTTCCGGAAGAAAGAATAAAATTCGTCGGCAACATCATGATAGACACCCTCGAAGCCAACCGCGAAAAAGCAAGTAAATTACAAATTATTGAAATAATTCTGGAAAACAGACTAGATAATCAACCTGAAACTTTAAACTTTAAACCTGAAACCAACAGCTTTGCTGTCATAACCATGCACCGCCCCTCCAATGTCGACGATAATGATATCCTCACCCCCATCATCAACTTCCTCTGTGATGAGGTGGCTGCCGATATGCCCCTAATCTGGCCAATCCATCCGCGTGCACAAGCTCGATTAATAGAATTTGGCTTATGGGAAAAAGCACTACAAACAAAGAATCTATTACTATTACATCCTATAGGCTATCATGAAATGCTGCGCCTGAATATGGATGCTACAATTATGTTAACTGACAGCGGCGGATTACAAGAGGAATGTACTGTACTGGGAACTCCTTGTTTAACATTAAGATGGAATACAGAAAGACCAGTTACCTTAAAAGAATACGGCGGCGCAAGTGTGTTAGTAGGTAATAATGTAGATAAAATAAGAAAAGAGTACCATGAGGCCCTAAAAAGCGAAAGAAAACCAATAAGGCCTGAACTTTGGGATGGAAAAACTGCAGGAAGGTGTCTAACTGCATTATTGAGTCACTAA
- a CDS encoding acyltransferase produces MPAKEVLEFYNLRGPFGILRYGFRFVWRFILDKIAFFCFIKSWRTVIHRWRGVKIGKGVYIGHEVMFDRVFTDQISIGDNTSVGDRTIITAHANIPSNTRLKKIYPRQILPTKIGKGVWIMPGVIIAPGVTIGDEAAIATGSVVTKDVPPRTLVAGVPAKVVKDLNDLLI; encoded by the coding sequence ATGCCGGCAAAAGAAGTTCTAGAGTTTTACAATTTAAGAGGGCCATTTGGAATTCTCAGATATGGTTTTCGATTTGTTTGGAGATTTATTTTAGATAAAATAGCTTTTTTTTGCTTCATTAAAAGTTGGAGAACAGTTATACATAGATGGAGGGGTGTTAAAATTGGAAAAGGAGTATATATTGGTCATGAAGTTATGTTTGATCGAGTATTTACAGATCAAATCTCCATCGGTGATAATACATCTGTTGGAGATAGAACAATTATTACTGCACATGCAAATATTCCTTCAAACACACGTTTAAAAAAAATATATCCAAGGCAAATTTTACCAACGAAAATAGGGAAAGGTGTTTGGATTATGCCTGGTGTAATAATAGCCCCCGGCGTTACAATTGGTGATGAGGCTGCTATTGCAACAGGTTCTGTTGTAACTAAAGATGTCCCCCCGAGGACTTTAGTTGCAGGAGTTCCTGCCAAAGTAGTTAAAGATTTAAATGATTTATTAATATGA
- a CDS encoding phenylacetate--CoA ligase family protein: protein MKSIEDKFYFLLGFYKKMPDWAKRSFTYPFTILPRSFYLGNYYKYFYEQINKIELLDKYKLEEFQFLKLKDIIKHSFETVPYYKKKWDELGINISQIQNFEDFKKNIPFIEKKDIQKNPELFISNKYSKTEMFSVTTGGSTGTPLKLYFLKGYTRSAYRAHWDYLWGLHGYKPGDRYARLRGDFIGKNKIYSFDPYRNVLILSSFALKEDNADKYLELLKKFKIKYLYGYPASIINLINYSQQSDGRRIGLTGVIFASENVYEYQVKKVKNFFNIDIFIKGYGLGEEVAVAVNQPDKNDYMFLPTHSYVEFHTNKNIPFNNDQNIKEIVGTSFVNPVMPLIRYRTNDFALIPSDNGSRIADIRPFLRVNDIIGRAQDVAIGKSGERITLTALIFGRHSEYFSHIYNFQIINIQAGKLIVNVVPKLTFKTVHKNEIISQLSEKEGMPFETDVQIVNDIEHSRIGKTRFLIRKF from the coding sequence ATGAAATCAATTGAAGATAAATTTTACTTTTTACTAGGTTTTTATAAAAAAATGCCTGATTGGGCAAAACGATCATTTACTTATCCTTTTACTATTTTGCCACGTAGTTTCTATTTAGGGAATTATTACAAATATTTTTATGAACAAATTAATAAAATAGAATTATTGGATAAGTATAAGTTAGAAGAGTTTCAATTCCTTAAACTTAAGGATATTATTAAACATTCCTTTGAAACTGTTCCATATTACAAAAAAAAATGGGATGAGCTAGGAATAAATATTTCACAAATACAGAATTTTGAAGATTTTAAGAAAAATATTCCTTTTATAGAGAAAAAAGATATCCAGAAAAATCCTGAACTTTTTATTTCAAACAAATATTCAAAAACAGAAATGTTTTCGGTGACAACAGGTGGGTCAACAGGAACACCATTAAAACTTTATTTTTTAAAGGGATATACCAGAAGTGCATATCGCGCGCATTGGGACTATTTATGGGGTTTACATGGATATAAACCAGGTGATCGATATGCAAGGCTGAGAGGAGATTTTATAGGAAAGAATAAAATTTATTCTTTTGACCCTTACAGAAATGTTTTAATATTAAGTTCCTTTGCCTTAAAAGAAGATAATGCCGATAAATATTTAGAATTATTGAAGAAATTTAAAATAAAGTACTTATATGGTTATCCTGCCTCAATAATAAATTTAATTAATTATTCACAGCAGTCAGACGGAAGACGTATTGGCCTTACAGGAGTTATTTTTGCATCAGAGAATGTTTATGAATATCAAGTAAAAAAAGTAAAAAATTTCTTTAATATAGATATCTTTATTAAAGGTTACGGACTTGGAGAAGAAGTAGCTGTGGCTGTCAACCAGCCTGACAAAAATGATTATATGTTTTTACCCACACATAGTTATGTCGAATTTCATACGAATAAGAATATTCCATTTAACAATGATCAAAATATAAAAGAGATTGTTGGAACTAGTTTTGTTAATCCAGTTATGCCGTTGATTCGTTATAGAACAAATGATTTTGCATTAATTCCATCAGATAATGGATCAAGAATTGCCGATATTAGGCCATTTTTGCGTGTAAATGATATAATTGGTAGAGCACAGGATGTGGCCATCGGAAAATCAGGAGAAAGAATTACATTAACTGCTTTGATTTTTGGACGACATAGCGAATACTTTAGTCATATTTATAATTTTCAGATTATAAACATCCAAGCTGGTAAATTAATTGTTAATGTAGTACCGAAATTAACATTTAAAACTGTACATAAAAATGAAATTATTTCTCAGTTATCAGAAAAAGAGGGTATGCCTTTTGAAACCGATGTACAAATTGTGAATGATATTGAGCATTCTCGAATAGGGAAAACAAGATTTTTAATAAGAAAATTCTAG
- a CDS encoding LamG domain-containing protein, translating to MFKYFGIKNYIIIGILSLLSAGWLVKNVSIFPYQLTIEMKSNSNGQMQIYYANEHSSFNEPNSFLIPVKKSTGFESYSIYLHKKNIRNLKIDPVGDFQIKSIKIHNRFHSYTHEKSELLKLIGPSHNIEGFALIHNDYVEGVDNDEIDFGTGDFSIVTRFTTSDDISGTILCKINTNTGYGLGVSSGILTPFISGAAGPASSINTGYVLSENTGYLIAVVVEDNQIVSTYVNSILEHTFDNGTPFGSVDNTATIKFGYGGGAMSGYYSGTIANVYLYNKALTASEVKQLTLNPEAAEFKYKGAGSQTDIPGTFIIHKGSPGISGDTITFSNEVSCVKQLNYWKKGKVYKINCTVSSYTGSGAILLPYDGNNSPPEARKSGNGTFEYNYTPNGSAMYIYSLAGHTATVTVNSITKIGYTAMYKPNEMSPSTYLYDQSEINNSGSPNSGTVDYVEGHVVGKHPSFQLLLQQPVNQLSSLFRVIYVLVSALIFFVVFLFLYLLYARHKDWLTNAVDIAISRKLFLLLVCCIFAWLAFQNIYYATTIKWGISPDETHHLTVSKLYANLGTFFIKDSAEPIPGISDCKLSEQPYFYHLLLGKTLLLNFFSITDYLLLRFVNIIISILSLYFTLLLVKEITKNRWIQLTVLVVQTNILMYVFLSSMISYDNLCNLLSVLSFLFLLRYLKFYSRTQLILLLLTLSIGTLTKNNFLPVVVVQVTILLWYSKAIFKHRHRLFNKSISIREIILLLMLISFFILNLKLWVGNPDLIRRLNSLTSQPIPLDEVNKHNPQTCQGRGLLTIQTSQVSTVNIVKSDMSGALNRLKLGIDRALNLLKPGKNRGAHSVVVQRSKMSLYETIPHYLIRTEETIFGIMAHKNLLRKNNDLLLYRTLFFLSILLFIMNFRKRIKNSKLCIIAASVLMYMVIVFYVNYTGYLVSGHFGAALHGRYNFPILVLLIIFLVYNVLINFNDRIKILFLLLITPLLIYNNYFWFIMNVTPDWFITP from the coding sequence ATGTTTAAATATTTCGGCATAAAGAATTACATTATTATTGGAATACTGTCTCTTCTCTCTGCCGGTTGGCTGGTTAAAAATGTAAGCATTTTCCCCTATCAGCTTACTATTGAAATGAAATCAAATAGCAACGGGCAAATGCAAATCTACTATGCAAATGAGCATTCGTCTTTTAACGAGCCGAATAGCTTTTTAATACCTGTTAAAAAATCAACAGGATTTGAAAGCTACTCAATTTATTTACATAAAAAAAACATTCGAAATTTAAAGATTGACCCGGTAGGTGATTTCCAAATTAAATCAATCAAAATCCATAATCGCTTTCATAGCTATACCCACGAAAAATCGGAGCTGCTTAAATTAATAGGGCCATCACATAATATTGAAGGTTTTGCTTTAATTCATAATGATTATGTTGAAGGAGTTGATAACGACGAAATAGACTTTGGAACAGGCGATTTCAGTATTGTGACGAGGTTTACCACGAGTGATGATATTTCAGGGACTATTCTATGTAAAATTAATACAAACACAGGGTATGGCCTGGGTGTGTCTTCCGGGATTCTAACACCCTTCATTTCAGGTGCTGCCGGGCCGGCAAGTAGTATTAATACCGGATATGTTTTGTCTGAAAATACCGGATATCTAATTGCTGTTGTAGTTGAGGACAACCAGATAGTTAGTACGTATGTTAATAGCATATTAGAACACACCTTCGACAATGGTACTCCTTTTGGCAGTGTTGATAACACAGCAACTATCAAATTTGGATATGGCGGTGGGGCGATGTCTGGTTACTACAGCGGCACCATTGCCAATGTATATTTATACAACAAAGCACTAACAGCCTCCGAAGTAAAGCAGCTAACCCTTAACCCGGAAGCGGCTGAGTTTAAGTATAAAGGGGCAGGGAGTCAGACGGATATTCCCGGAACATTCATTATTCATAAAGGAAGTCCCGGTATATCAGGAGATACTATTACATTTTCCAATGAAGTCAGCTGTGTAAAGCAACTTAATTATTGGAAAAAGGGGAAAGTATATAAAATAAATTGCACCGTTTCAAGCTACACTGGCTCAGGCGCAATTCTTTTACCATATGATGGTAACAATTCCCCCCCCGAGGCTCGAAAGTCCGGTAACGGAACTTTTGAATATAATTATACTCCAAATGGGTCGGCAATGTATATTTACTCACTTGCAGGTCATACAGCAACTGTAACTGTTAATTCCATAACCAAAATAGGCTATACGGCAATGTACAAACCCAATGAAATGAGCCCTTCAACATATTTGTACGATCAAAGTGAAATCAATAATAGCGGATCACCTAACAGTGGAACTGTTGATTATGTTGAAGGCCATGTTGTTGGCAAGCATCCATCTTTTCAACTTCTACTCCAACAGCCTGTCAACCAACTTTCAAGTCTATTCCGTGTTATTTACGTTTTAGTCAGTGCCCTGATTTTTTTTGTTGTTTTTTTATTTCTCTATTTGCTTTATGCAAGGCATAAGGATTGGCTCACCAATGCAGTGGATATTGCTATTTCCAGGAAATTGTTTTTACTATTGGTTTGTTGCATTTTTGCATGGCTTGCTTTTCAAAATATTTACTATGCAACAACTATTAAATGGGGTATTTCGCCAGATGAAACCCATCATTTGACTGTTAGTAAATTGTATGCTAACCTTGGGACTTTTTTCATTAAAGATTCAGCTGAGCCAATACCTGGCATTTCGGATTGTAAGCTGAGTGAACAACCCTATTTCTACCATCTTCTGCTTGGGAAAACTTTACTGTTAAATTTTTTTAGTATAACAGACTATTTGCTCTTAAGGTTTGTCAATATAATTATCAGTATATTATCACTTTATTTTACCTTGCTTTTGGTAAAAGAGATCACGAAAAACAGATGGATTCAACTAACTGTTTTGGTAGTCCAGACGAACATACTGATGTATGTTTTTCTTTCATCAATGATTTCCTATGATAATTTGTGCAATTTACTCTCTGTCCTGTCATTCTTATTTCTATTGAGGTACCTGAAATTCTATTCGCGTACACAACTCATTCTTTTGTTGTTGACCCTGTCCATTGGCACTTTAACGAAAAATAACTTCCTTCCGGTTGTTGTAGTCCAGGTAACTATCCTGCTGTGGTATTCAAAAGCGATATTTAAACACAGACATCGTTTATTTAACAAATCAATATCTATTAGAGAAATCATATTGTTATTAATGCTAATTTCATTTTTCATACTAAATCTTAAGCTTTGGGTAGGTAATCCTGACCTCATTCGCCGGTTAAACTCCCTGACATCTCAACCAATCCCTTTGGATGAAGTCAATAAACACAATCCGCAAACTTGTCAAGGCAGAGGGCTTCTAACTATTCAAACCAGCCAGGTCAGCACTGTAAATATAGTTAAATCAGACATGTCAGGGGCGCTAAACAGACTCAAGTTGGGCATTGACAGGGCCTTAAATCTACTCAAACCAGGAAAAAATCGCGGTGCTCATTCTGTTGTAGTTCAAAGGTCAAAAATGTCCCTTTATGAAACTATTCCTCATTATTTGATCCGTACAGAGGAGACAATATTTGGTATTATGGCACATAAAAATCTACTACGGAAAAACAATGATTTATTGTTGTATAGAACACTTTTTTTCTTAAGTATACTGTTGTTCATTATGAATTTTAGAAAAAGAATAAAAAATTCAAAACTCTGTATAATAGCTGCTTCGGTGTTAATGTATATGGTGATTGTTTTTTATGTGAATTATACTGGTTATCTTGTTAGTGGCCACTTTGGGGCAGCATTACACGGGAGGTACAACTTCCCCATACTGGTTTTGCTCATTATTTTCCTGGTCTATAATGTGCTCATAAACTTTAACGACCGGATAAAAATTTTGTTTTTATTATTAATTACCCCTTTATTGATTTATAATAATTATTTTTGGTTTATAATGAACGTTACGCCAGATTGGTTCATAACCCCATAG
- a CDS encoding polysaccharide deacetylase family protein, which yields MSQKKTKYCLITNDVETTSIVNHRLDDKTAEIVYKEGMPRLLDLYDKYNVKATFFFTAHIAKLIPDIVNMILPYGHEVGSHGYTHEANKAFDVLSLAEQKEHLKKSKAILEDISGQEVISFRAPAARVNKNTVRALIETGFKVDSSISSQRIDMFMSFGALKKMNWLVAPRLPYFTNNENIFKKGDSELFEIPISALGFPYIGTFMRISPSLNNLTRNLLHIETKVNNRPFVFLTHPNEFIDEIRNCEKTQRRGSNYISYLFGDVLRHKLKVKNLGIKAIPLLEDELKFFVEKRCNFITCKDYYNSKLKEK from the coding sequence ATGAGTCAAAAAAAGACTAAATATTGCTTAATAACTAATGATGTGGAAACCACCTCTATCGTGAATCACAGATTAGATGATAAAACAGCCGAAATTGTCTATAAAGAGGGGATGCCTCGCTTGTTAGATTTGTACGACAAGTACAATGTGAAAGCTACTTTTTTCTTTACTGCACATATAGCGAAACTTATTCCTGATATTGTTAATATGATTTTGCCATATGGTCATGAGGTCGGGTCTCATGGATATACTCATGAAGCAAATAAAGCATTTGATGTTTTATCTCTTGCGGAACAAAAAGAACATTTAAAAAAGTCAAAAGCTATTCTTGAAGATATTTCGGGCCAGGAAGTAATTTCTTTCAGGGCTCCGGCAGCGCGAGTTAATAAAAATACGGTTCGGGCATTAATTGAAACCGGTTTTAAAGTTGATAGTTCCATTTCTTCTCAACGAATAGATATGTTTATGTCGTTTGGTGCTTTGAAAAAAATGAATTGGCTAGTTGCACCTCGTTTGCCATATTTTACTAATAATGAGAACATTTTTAAGAAAGGGGATAGCGAATTGTTTGAGATTCCAATATCTGCTTTGGGTTTCCCCTATATTGGTACATTTATGCGTATTTCTCCAAGCTTAAACAACTTAACTAGGAATTTATTGCACATAGAAACAAAAGTAAATAATAGGCCATTTGTTTTTTTAACTCACCCTAATGAATTTATTGATGAAATAAGAAATTGCGAAAAAACACAAAGGAGAGGCAGTAACTATATCTCCTATTTGTTCGGAGATGTTTTGCGTCATAAACTAAAAGTCAAAAATCTGGGTATTAAGGCAATTCCATTACTTGAGGATGAATTAAAGTTTTTCGTAGAGAAGAGATGTAATTTTATTACATGTAAGGATTATTATAATTCAAAATTAAAAGAGAAATAA